GCActgagctggcacagagggcagcCCACCAGAGCAAGGGAGGCCCCACAGCCTCAcagggctctggagcacagctggaggcaCGTGGGGATGCTGTGGGCTCGGTGTCAGCAGGCTGGGATCCATCCTGTCTGAATGTGGAATGTGTCCCAGTCCCCCCATCTGGGCAGgcgggtgctggggacagggatggggggctgagctgtgccaggagatgtGCTGGGAGCGACACTGGAtcactgccagcctgcagccagcaccaCGGGCCTGATCCTGCCCAGCCACTCGTGTTTGAGGCTCTCCTGGTGATTCTGGAGTGGCCCCCACCTCAGGTCAGTCCCCTTATCCCCAGCACCAGGcaagggacactgggggacagtGGGAAGGTGATGGGTGCTGGGGCACCAGGGGGCATGAGCAATGGCCTGGGTTAGCCAGGGCCACAGGAGCCTCCCCCCTGTCACCTACAgctcacacacaccctgctccctcctcctcctcctccttctcccttctGCACTCCCTCACTCactgccagcacccagcaccccacCAGGAGGAAGGGGACAAAGGGAAGGGGCACCCAGGAGAACACTGGCATTGCCACCTTCAGACTCCCAGGGCCACCCAGGACACCCAAGGGTGACTTTCCTATCCCTTAAGGGCAGAGGAacaaggctgcagctgctccctaGCTCTGTGTTGGTTTGGATGCTCTTCTGGGGGTTGTTTCTTTACCCTTTTCTGCCTCAGATCTTTGGGGCTgtgttttttttattcattcctgcctggaaagCAAGAGTGCTTAGCCTGTTCTTGCTTCTGCCACAAGAGCTAGGTGCCAGGGATGAGGGGCAGGCCAGGTGCCCCAGCAGTATTTGGTGTCCTGAattcagagctgcctccagtCAGGCAGAACAAGCATCCAGCTGCTGAGGCCGGGAGCACTGCTGGTTTTCCCGGACACAAGCTGAAggagcccatcccagctctTCCAGGTGCATCCTAGTTTTGGGATCAATCATTTTATCAGCGTTGCCTCGTTCCCTTCCCCACCATCCCCGCAGGAGCCGGTCCCCAAGCCCAGCCGTGCCTCATTCCCCCCACAACGATTGCTCTTGGGTCACTTTTTCCAATCCCTCCCCTCTCGGCCCCCCACCGACGTCGGCGGCTCCCGCTGCTCCATTGGCGCTGCCGTCCCCACGGGGCCGATCCCCATCGATCGCCTTTGATTAGCGCGGGCCGGGCTCCCGGGTGCCCTTCGTGCCCATGCCTCCCACCCGCCTGGCCGAGTGCCTGCGAGCCTGCGTGGGCAATGCCCCGGCCCCAGCGCTGCGCCCGCCCTGCCGGACGCTGCCCGGGCCCATGGTGGACACCCGGAGCTCGAGGGGCAGCTGCCGCCTGGGCCGCAgggccagctgcaggcaggtaGGAGCGGGGACACGGCTGGGGCACACGGGGAGTCTCCGCGCGCTGGGGCTCTGGGATGTGGGAGCGGCTGGGGCTTGTTGTGGGATGGGGGTACAGGGATGGATCTGCTTTGGATCGCAGCATCAGGAGCCCTTGGGAGACCCTTGAACAAGAAACCTTGATCCTTCCTGTCAGGGCAGGAAGGATCAGAGCCTTCTTCCAGATCTGTTGCCGGAGCCACAGTGATGCTCATCACTGTTGCCTTGGGATATATGGAtcctcctttcccctctcttctctcttctctcctctcctttgcAGCCCAGCAAAAAAAGCTCACTTTTAGCTGGGGGCTCAGTGCCAGGAGAGAGAATTGAGGTGTCCCTCACCCTCCTCTGCAACTGGCACTGGTCCCAGcaccacagggacactgggggacaacagagcagcagaggcaggaaggagatccagctgcctccagctccaaATAAGCCCCTTCATGCCACCACCCCTCAGCCCCCAAAGCAGGGCATCTCCACCCCTCCCACACCCAGTGTCTTGTGTTGTGTCCCCACAGTGGCTTTAGAGCCACCAGGAGCTGGCATTGGTCCTGGGGGGGGAGGTGGGCCAGGCCTGGATGTGTGGGGAACTCTCCAGAGCTGTGGAGTGTCCCCATGAAAGCAGCGAGCCGTGGGGACATGTGACAGCATGGGAGGATGCTCACAGGTGGCCCAAGCTGTCCCTCTGCTTGGAGGACAAGTGTGCCAGAAGGACATCCAGGGGAAGATACTTGCTATGGCCAAGAAAGGCTTGCAGGATGCATAATATGCTGTCACCCTCGGGTGACACAGCTGTGTGAGGGCATCTCCAAGCTGCCCATCCCATAGCCCTGCACCAGGgactcccagcagctcccaagcaggtggcacagagctgagggcagaaggaggctcagcagcaggcactttcctctctgctgggtCAGATGGCCATAAAGCAGGTAAGAAGCTGCCCCAAGGGTGCTGAGACCATCAGAGACAGACAAGGACCTTGGTGTCAGCCACAGTGGGAACTGGACAAACACAGATGCAGCCAACAAAGGTGAAAAAGCTGTAGGAAACCATTGTGTGCTCCTTGATGCCCTACCAGTACATGGAAGTCCCTTGCCTGGTTCCTGGCATTATCCAGCCTCTCCCCTGGCCTCGCATCCTCCTCACACCCCTCTCCTGGCAGGTGCTGTCCCTGGGCGCCGACGTCCTTCCCGAGTACAAGCTGCAGGCGCCGCGCATCCACCGATGGACCATCCTGCACTACAGCCCCTTCAAGGCCGTGTGGGACTGGCTCATCCTCCTGCTGGTCATCTACACAGCCGTCTTCACCCCCTACTCAGCCGCCTTCCTGCTCAACGAGGAGCAGGTGGAGGAGAAGCGCTGGGACTGCAGCTACTCCTGCGACCCGCTCAACATCATTGACCTCATCGTGGACATCATGTTCATCGTGGACATTGTCATCAACTTCCGCACCACCTACGTCAACATCAACGACGAGGTGGTGAGCCACCCCGGCAAGATTGCCATCCATTACTTCAAGGGGTGGTTCCTCATCGACATGGTGGCTGCCATCCCCTTCGACCTGCTCATCTTCCGCTCTGGCTCTGATGAGGTAAGAGCAGGGTCCATCAGGACAGGAGGGGATGTGTgggtgggcagggagagatgtatgagaaagaaggaaagggatgTGGGTGGTTTGATGTAAGTGGTGGATGGCTAAATCCCTGGGGAGATAGGTGGTTGGTCACAGGGTGGAGAAGGGTGTCTTTACAGGTTTTTAAGCAGCTGGGTCAGGCAGTCCCTATTCTAAGTGTTCAGAGTGGATCCACTCCCCTTGTTGAGGCTGACcaagcagagcaggctgggggcacagTTTAAGGGCTGACCCCACACTCCAGTGagggtgaatttgggggtgcATTGCCAGGCAAACTCAAATGTTGGCAGAGGGATAACCCTGTAGTTACTGTACTGCCTGGAGGCTCCACATTTGGGAGTGAAAGGCAGCACTTTTGGGAGCAACGTCTGGCAAGGCAAGGACCCATCAGGAAACACGGGCTTGGCCTTGGCTCTTCTCACTTGCTCACCTCTAATCCCAGAGCTTGTTGCCTTTATGATCAGCAGAGGCAAGCTGCCCTTCCTGTGCTGTGACTCATCTGACCCAGTTCAGAGGTCACCTCCAGGACAAGGTGATTCACACTctagaaatgcatttttatccTTCAAAGGAAGCACGGCTCAGCTGGGAACGTGCCTTTGGAACATGCCATATTTATCCTTTGCTGGTCCCTGAGGTGTCTCACCTCTCCCCTGCAGACCACCACCCTCATTGGCCTCCTGAAGACGGCCCGGCTGCTGCGCCTGGTGCGGGTGGCACGGAAGCTGGACCGCTACTCGGAGTATGGAGCAGCCGTGCTCTTCCTGCTCATGTGCACCTTCGCCCTCATCGCCCACTGGCTGGCCTGCATCTGGTACGCCATTGGCAACGTGGAGAGGCCCTACATGGAGCACAAGATCGGCTGGCTGGACAACCTGGGTGACCAGATCGGCAAGCGCTACAACGACAGCGACCTCTCCTCTGGCCCATCCATCAAGGATAAATATGTCACTGCCCTCTACTTCACCTTCAGCAGCCTCACCAGCGTGGGCTTTGGCAATGTCTCGCCCAACACCAACTCCGAGAAGATCTTCTCCATCTGTGTCATGCTCATTGGCTGTGAGTGCCTGCGCACGTGCCgctgttcccatccctgcttcGGAGGTTGGAGCATCTCCCTCTGCCTGTGCCTCTTCCGCACAGACAAATGGATGGGGTGATAGGAATACATGTTTTTAGGTCCTGATAGATATGGGTTTTGGGAATCTGCTGGTTCCAGGTCTCGTGTAGCTGGACACGCACCTCGCCATGTCCCGCTGAGCCCTGCCCTCTCGTTTCAGCTCTGATGTACGCCAGTATCTTTGGCAACGTCTCAGCCATCATCCAGCGCCTCTACTCAGGCACAGCACGCTACCACACGCAGATGCTGCGGGTCAAGGAGTTCATCCGCTTCCACCAGATCCCCAACCCCCTGCGCCAGCGCCTGGAGGAGTATTTCCAGCACGCCTGGTCCTACACCAACGGCATCGACATGAACGCGGTGAGTACGGGCAGGCAGGCCCTGTGTCCTCACAGCACCTTGTCCTAAACAACACGGCGTCTAGATCTGGGTACACCCAAACATTTCCATCCTTTTGATCAGGATGGAGGCAGGAGACTTGGGAGGCTGGAGACAGACTTTATCCTTACACCTCCTGCATTTCCACCTCCTGCATCCCCCTTTCTCCTTGTCTCCTTTTTCTGCCCATTCCTTTACATCTACCCAGAGGTTTTCCAGGATCAtgagcacatgtcttggtcagaGAGCAGATTTGGTGGGGAGCTGAGAGTCCCTCTTGGCACTGAGCACTTTCAGGCTGGTGTCTGTTGGTgtcacaggagcagagcaggtaTCGATCCAGCTCCTCTCCACACCACCGGTTGCTAAGCAAAGTGCATCCTGCTCTcgcagcagggaaaggagggcATTTAAATAAACCTCGATCCATTTTAATTAGAGCCCAGAGAGGCAGCTGTTTGTTAGCAAAGGGGGATCAATGGcggagctgtgctggagaggCGCCGTGTCTCCGAGCCGACGGTGCCAGGGCTCCGTGGGGATGAGGATGCGGCTCAGCCGAGGTGTTCTGGGCTGGGGACTGCACTCACAGCCCTGGGATTCAGTGCACAGACATGAtagcccagccagcagcaaggCAGAGGAATGAGAAAGGATAAGGCAAGGAGAGACATGAGGCTTCATATTCCTGGACTCTTAGCCATGGGGAGGTTATCAGCCCACTCATTCCCTGCTAATGCTCCTTCTTTTCCTTAAGATTTGATCCTGAGCAGCATCAGGACACAGATTTGTATGAATTCAGCATCTCCCTCTAAAGTTGCTGCTGCCACGTGAAACAAGTGGGCAGCACCTGGGGgtttgctgctgggagagctttGGGTTAAACCTTTCAGGTGGAGGGGGCAACGTGGGCTGGACATCAGTGGCAATAACGAGAAGCAGTGCCACCCTACCCAAGCACAGGTGCTCTCGGCTTAGTACAAACCCAGGTCACACATccccagggagagctgagcttGCAGCTCAgccatgctgctgctcacaccaattcctgctggctgctgcagagacacagcGTGATCTCATCAATCACCCCACAGCCTGATCAATTCGTCCACCCCTGATTTCCCAGTAGGGAAACACTTCTGCTAGCATGGGAGATCAAGCTGAAGCCAGGAACAGGTCGTGCTCACCAGCCCCAGCATGGCTGTTCCAGATTTGGCCACCAGCGGGATGTGAGCAAAGAGGACAGCAAGGAGGACCCCAGGGCCATATGCTGctctccaaaaaaaacccaaacccaggtGGTTTTCACCTTGGCACTGTGAGTCATTGGTGGCAGCAGCTTTCTCCATATTGTGAGTTTTACCTTGATGTCACCTTCAGATGCAGCTTTTATTCAACATGAGGTATTTGCACAGGTATATTTAGCTGTCAGTGCACACAActgtcctgtgctgctgtttcttggCATTCAGGCAGGTGCTGTTTAATTAAGGTTTTTGTGCTCTTTGTGCCAGTTTCTGCTCTCATTCATCCAAGATTAGTGGGcgtaaagaagaaaaaggggatATGCCACCAGTGGGTATAAATAGATTGAGCTGGTTACTTTTAATTATTGCTTGGGAGTGCTGTTGTCCCCAGCCACAAGCAGTAAAAGCCAGCGACAGGCAGGGATCCACCAAGGGAAGATCAAAAGATGATCGAAAtcacggaatcacagaatggtttacggttggaagggacctcaaagctcaaaCTGTCCCACTCCCTGCTATGAGCAagaacatcttccactagaccaggttgctccaagccccatccagtctggccttgaacacttccagggatgggaaaatgTCCCCACGTTTGGCTTTCCGGGCACACGGTCTCCCTGTTTGGCCCCATTGTTTCATGCTGAGTGCCATACAGCCTCTCTCAGCTCTGTCACAGCACTCCCTCCCAGGGACAGTGGCATGATGGCATCTCTCCCTGGCTCTCCACAGGTGCTGAAGGGCTTCCCTGACTGCCTGCAGGCCGACATCTGCCTGCACCTGAACCGCACACTGCTGCAGAACTGCAAAGCGTTCCGGGGAGCCAGCAAGGGCTGCCTGCGCGCCCTGGCCATGAAGTTCAAGACCACTCATGCCCCACCCGGAGACACCCTGGTGCACTACGGAGATGTCCTCACCACCCTCTACTTCATCTCCCGGGGCTCCATTGAGATCCTCAGGGAAGACATTGTGGTGGCCATCTTAGGTGAAAAAGTCCTTTCTCCTGCGAGGGGTGACGGGCGAGGGGCAAAGGGTGGTGAGCAGTGGAGGAAGGGTGGAAGGTGAGGGTAAAGGACTTCCCCACATATTGGGGAAGGGAAGGTTGTTCCTCAGCATCTGCTGGGTCCCCGTGCCAGTGGATAGGGAAAGGAAGATCCCTGGGAGATGCCAGGGGGAAGCTGCAAAGAAAtgaggagagcagggcatggCTCAGCAGTCTCCAGCCATCACTGATGACCCTCTGCCCTGGCTTGGTGTCACCATCACTGGTGGCTTTTACAGTGTTATCCCCAACACACAGTCAGGGTTGGGTTTGCTGGGCATCCCCTTGTCCACAAGCTCCAAAATAAAGGGTGCTGGGCCAGAATAGCTGGAGCAGTAGTGGGTGCCCACGTGTCCATAATGAGCTGTCTCTTGGCACAGGGAAGAATGACATCTTTGGGGAGCCCATCAGCCTCTATGCCCGCCCAGGGAAGTCCAATGCTGACGTGAGGGCCCTGACCTACTGTGACTTGCACAAGATCCAGCGTGAGGACCTGCTGGAGGTCTTGGACATGTACCCAGCCTTCTCTGACAACTTCTGGAGCAACCTAGAGATCACCTTCAACCTGCGAGATGtgagtgccagggctgccccagggagCAAATGTGGTCAGTGCTTAAATTTGGCAAATGGGAGGGCTGAAGCAAGGATGTCAGGAGGTGCAACAGCCACATTTCCCAGGATATTCTCCAGGGAGTTCCGATTCCCCCACAGCAGGACACGTCTACTTTTATAGGGTGTGACTGAACTTTGGCCTTTCCTGACATTTTGTTTCAGAGACCTGAAATATAGCCAAGAAGGTAAATTCCCTCCATGTTCTGTCCCACTCTGGGATGTCCTGCCACTTCTCAGggtgctccttccctccccatggCCCTGTCACACTTACCTCAGTCTCAGAGCAGCAAGGACAGCTTCAGGAATCCCTTGAGCTCTGAAACCAGTCCCggaggcacagggtgggacGGGGCAGTGGTGAAGAGGACATGGCAAGGGCCGTAGCCCCCGTGGCACGCGTGGATGGGACATGACAGCCTTTCCCTGATGAGCAGCCCCTCTCGTTCCTCAGGCAGACAGCGTTCCCCGCTCACCCCTCAGCGAGGAGTACGACTGCACCTACCGCCGGGCTCGCCGCCGCAAGCACTCCCCGTGCCAGCCCCACAAGCCCGGTGAgtgcccctgggctggcagggtgggacaGTGCCATCAGTATCCATtactgccctgccagccccacaagCCTGGTGAGTGCCCCTGGGTGGCAGGGTGGGACAGTGCCATCAGTATCCATtactgccctgccagccccacaagCCTGGTGAgtgcccctgggctggcagggtgggacaGTGCCATCAGTATCCATtactgccctgccagccccacaagTCTGGTGAGTGCCCCTGGGTGGCAGGGTGGGACAGTGCCATCAGTATCCATtactgccctgccagccccacaagCCCGGTGAGTGCCCCTGGGTGGCAGGGTGGGACAGTGCCATCAGTATCCATtactgccctgccagccccacaagTCTGGTGAGTGCCCCTGGGTGGCAGGGTGGGACAGTGCCATCAGTATCCATtactgccctgccagccccacaagCCCGGTGAGTGCCCCTGGGTGGCAGGGTGGGACAGTGCCATCAGTATCCATtactgccctgccagccccacaagCCCGGTGAGTGCCCCTGGGTGGCAGGGTGGGACAGTGCCATCAGTATCCATtactgccctgccagccccacaagTCTGGTGAGTGCCCCTGGGTGGCAGGGTGGGACAGTGCCATCAGTATCCATtactgccctgccagccccacaagCCCGGTGAgtgcccctgggctggcagagcccgcCTGCAGGGCAGGATTGCCATCAGTATCCATTACTACCCGGGAGGTGCCCCAAAGCAGAGGTTGCTGGTGTCTCTGTCCCTGCAAACCATCCTGCAGGCACCCAagctgcctcccctccctccccttggGGTGCCCCAGCCCTACAGGCATCCTGAGGGAATGGGGGGCTGTGTTTTTCACGTGTGGTACTCCCCAGAGTgacctgctgtgctgtcccacagACCCAGACACGGGCATCTCTGACCCAGAGCAGTATCACACCTACTCCGAGCTCACCAACCCGCAGGAGCCGCTGAGTAAGGACCAGTGGGACgacctgggcagcagcacctctccctgctcccaggccaGTGATGATGAGGCCAAGACTGGCAGCCCTGTGAAAGCTGAGCCCTTCCCCACACCCAAAAAGGATGACTTGGCTCTGCCCTCGCTCAGCCTCATCACCACCAGCGCTGGCAACACGGAGCTTGgcaagcaggcagcagagagcagccagtCCTACACAGGTAccagggctgcaggctgggctggcaggagggtggGGAGACACGCTTGGGTGTGGTGGCCTTGTCTTGGAGCAGGGATAAGCTGCTCATGTGCATTTGAGGGGAGCCACACTCCAAGACCAAAGGTCTTGGCTGCCTTTTGTCCCCAGCTGGATCTGCTGTGTCCTTCCTGTGCCACTCCATGTGCTGGTGGCTCTCCATGTGTGTGGGTGATGGTTCTCCATGTGTGTTGGGGATAGCTCTCCATGTGTGTGAGTGATGGCTCTCCATGTGTGTTGGTCATGGCTCTCCATGTGTGTGGGTGGTGGCTCTCCATGTGTGTTGGGGATAGCTCTCCATGTGTGTTGGTGATGGCTCTCCATGTGTGTTGGTCATGGCTCTCCATATGTGTTGGTGATGGCTCTCCATGTGTGTTGGTCATGGCTCTCCATGTGTGTCAGCAGACAGAATCCGAAGCATCTCCAGTGGGGCTGGAGGATGCACGACAAGTGCTGAGGTGtctcctctccttccagccACTCCCCTGGATATTCCCAACATGTTCAGCTTCTGGGAGGACCGGCAGGCAGcccaccctgcagagcccctgcagcacaTCTCGCTGGTGCACAGCTCGCAGGACGTGCCCCTGCACGGCGACTGCAGGCCAGGGCACATCGAGtccaggctggagctcctgcaggcccagctcagcaggTGGGCAGGGGTGGAGAGGACCTGGGGGACTCTGGGCCATCACTTTCTGTTTTCTAGAGGTGGCTGCAGTGGGCTCTGGGACACAGTGTGCAGCAACCTCTGGGACACTGCATTCCTGGGAAGGGGGTGGGAGTGCTTTGCAAATGCAGCGGCTTCTCAAAGGGCAAGTCCTGACCCTgactgcagcccagcccctcatctgctgctgtgccaccaccctTGGCATCTGTCACCACCCCCAGAACCTCCCTGACACTTTGGGTTCTGCTGCCCTTGTTGAGCTCATTTCACCACACACTTGTGTTTGGGTGTCTCTCCAGTGCACCATCCTAGCTCTGGGGGACAGGTCTGCCCACTCTGTCAGTGATGCTGTGACTGTGTCCTGCAagtggggctgtgcccactCCTGCCAGCATTGTTCCCTTCAAGGACAAGGCAGAAAGAAGAGACTTGtacttttcagttttcttctgttcCTGAGTTAAAAGTGGTTGGCACTAACCTGCCTTGCTCCATCtgtcagcacaggcagctggcCTGGAGAATTGATCCAGATTAAAACTAACCAttgcaattttttcccccctccaggGTAATTTTAGCTTTTTTCAAATCCCTGCTCCAGATCCCAGTTTGGCTCCACATAAAATTGGGCAGAGGATGATTGAGTGTGGCAGGAGAGAGATGGCAGGATTGATCTCTctctctggcagtgctggtttgAAGCTCTCTAAAAACCTCAACAAGCAGCAGGCAAAGCATCACTGCCCTGGGGTAGCGGGATTGGCAcctcctccctgtgcctcccctgcccagctgcaggatgCAAAAGGGTTctctggctgctctgtccccaggctggagtCCAGGATGTCGTCAGACATTCATGtaatcctgcagctcctgcagcgcCAGCTGTCCCAAGTGCCGCCCGCGTACAGCCCCATCTcgcccagctcccagagcctggccaTGTACGGCATCGTCCCGCGGAGCCTGGAGCCGCTCGCCCCCTGTGCAACgctgcaggaccaggagctgcCCACCCAGGAGCAGGTAAGGGCACCCCTGCTGGCTGAGCACCCACCAGGGTCCTTCTGTCCCAGTCCCGAGTTCTCTCCAGGCCAGGCATAGCCAAACACTCATTGGGCCCAGCAAAGCCACGGGGTCTTGACTTGGGAGCAGATCTGCCCAGTGCATCACTGGTTttggggcacagctgccatccCCAATGCTGCCAGGTTGCCCCATCAGTAGGGAAGGAAGTGGGTTCCTCTGCTCTGAGGCTCCCTCaagtgaaaaataacattttgggGCTTGGAGCCTGATGAGGAGAGAGTGTGGctgctttattttgcttttaccATAACTCATACAATTCCTCATTTCCCACCAGAGCCCGAGCTACACAGAGGTAGAAAAGTTCCACTTGAAATCCAGGGACTCCTTGTCAAGCGGGATGCAGCTGTCTGTGTCATCTGACAAAACCCTGACCGTCTACTCCGAGCAGGAGCACCACTCCCCacctctccccagcccagagcctccCCACCAAAGGGCACCAAGCACCCAGGGACTCTCGAGGGGCTCTcgtttcccttccctccccgagCACTTGGAGGCATCTTCCGAGCACCAGGACATTCAGAGACACCTCTCTGACCCCGTGCTTCCTGCAAGTTAGAGATGTGGGGGCCAGTCAAGAGGAACCTCAACTGCAAGCCCGGCCAGTTGATGTTGATTTTGACTGCAAGGGTAAGACATTGGACAATGCCATTGGCTCAGGGGTATAATTTGTAGCTATCTTCTGCCACCGTG
The DNA window shown above is from Molothrus aeneus isolate 106 chromosome 28, BPBGC_Maene_1.0, whole genome shotgun sequence and carries:
- the KCNH6 gene encoding potassium voltage-gated channel subfamily H member 6 isoform X1; amino-acid sequence: MPVRRGHVAPQNTYLDTIIRKFEGQNRKFLIANAQMENCAIIYCNDGFCEMFGYSRVEVMQQPCTCDFLTGPDTTKSSIAQLTQALLGSEECKLEILYYRKDTSCFRCLVDVVPVKNEEGVVIMFILNFEDLAQLIAKSTGRSLHQRLSHSWNKGEGRSLKFSLPSLRRLKIQRKSLPTSEFDGVAIDYGKPGGDSLILRDLKTSPKENCMQSETESLLEKERRPSLEADPTLQHSSPKQEPPVLGPHPAWGFFRSRPGGSFHSLRRVSSLDNFEAARSEFQRKFRERRANSEASHVKPNPPNSTSDSDLMKYRTISQIPQFTLNFVEFNLEKHRSGSTTEIEIIAPHKVMERTQNVTEKVTQVLSLGADVLPEYKLQAPRIHRWTILHYSPFKAVWDWLILLLVIYTAVFTPYSAAFLLNEEQVEEKRWDCSYSCDPLNIIDLIVDIMFIVDIVINFRTTYVNINDEVVSHPGKIAIHYFKGWFLIDMVAAIPFDLLIFRSGSDETTTLIGLLKTARLLRLVRVARKLDRYSEYGAAVLFLLMCTFALIAHWLACIWYAIGNVERPYMEHKIGWLDNLGDQIGKRYNDSDLSSGPSIKDKYVTALYFTFSSLTSVGFGNVSPNTNSEKIFSICVMLIGSLMYASIFGNVSAIIQRLYSGTARYHTQMLRVKEFIRFHQIPNPLRQRLEEYFQHAWSYTNGIDMNAVLKGFPDCLQADICLHLNRTLLQNCKAFRGASKGCLRALAMKFKTTHAPPGDTLVHYGDVLTTLYFISRGSIEILREDIVVAILGKNDIFGEPISLYARPGKSNADVRALTYCDLHKIQREDLLEVLDMYPAFSDNFWSNLEITFNLRDADSVPRSPLSEEYDCTYRRARRRKHSPCQPHKPDPDTGISDPEQYHTYSELTNPQEPLSKDQWDDLGSSTSPCSQASDDEAKTGSPVKAEPFPTPKKDDLALPSLSLITTSAGNTELGKQAAESSQSYTATPLDIPNMFSFWEDRQAAHPAEPLQHISLVHSSQDVPLHGDCRPGHIESRLELLQAQLSRLESRMSSDIHVILQLLQRQLSQVPPAYSPISPSSQSLAMYGIVPRSLEPLAPCATLQDQELPTQEQSPSYTEVEKFHLKSRDSLSSGMQLSVSSDKTLTVYSEQEHHSPPLPSPEPPHQRAPSTQGLSRGSRFPSLPEHLEASSEHQDIQRHLSDPVLPAS
- the KCNH6 gene encoding potassium voltage-gated channel subfamily H member 6 isoform X2 encodes the protein MPVRRGHVAPQNTYLDTIIRKFEGQNRKFLIANAQMENCAIIYCNDGFCEMFGYSRVEVMQQPCTCDFLTGPDTTKSSIAQLTQALLGSEECKLEILYYRKDTSCFRCLVDVVPVKNEEGVVIMFILNFEDLAQLIAKSTGRSLHQRLSHSWNKEASHVKPNPPNSTSDSDLMKYRTISQIPQFTLNFVEFNLEKHRSGSTTEIEIIAPHKVMERTQNVTEKVTQVLSLGADVLPEYKLQAPRIHRWTILHYSPFKAVWDWLILLLVIYTAVFTPYSAAFLLNEEQVEEKRWDCSYSCDPLNIIDLIVDIMFIVDIVINFRTTYVNINDEVVSHPGKIAIHYFKGWFLIDMVAAIPFDLLIFRSGSDETTTLIGLLKTARLLRLVRVARKLDRYSEYGAAVLFLLMCTFALIAHWLACIWYAIGNVERPYMEHKIGWLDNLGDQIGKRYNDSDLSSGPSIKDKYVTALYFTFSSLTSVGFGNVSPNTNSEKIFSICVMLIGSLMYASIFGNVSAIIQRLYSGTARYHTQMLRVKEFIRFHQIPNPLRQRLEEYFQHAWSYTNGIDMNAVLKGFPDCLQADICLHLNRTLLQNCKAFRGASKGCLRALAMKFKTTHAPPGDTLVHYGDVLTTLYFISRGSIEILREDIVVAILGKNDIFGEPISLYARPGKSNADVRALTYCDLHKIQREDLLEVLDMYPAFSDNFWSNLEITFNLRDADSVPRSPLSEEYDCTYRRARRRKHSPCQPHKPDPDTGISDPEQYHTYSELTNPQEPLSKDQWDDLGSSTSPCSQASDDEAKTGSPVKAEPFPTPKKDDLALPSLSLITTSAGNTELGKQAAESSQSYTATPLDIPNMFSFWEDRQAAHPAEPLQHISLVHSSQDVPLHGDCRPGHIESRLELLQAQLSRLESRMSSDIHVILQLLQRQLSQVPPAYSPISPSSQSLAMYGIVPRSLEPLAPCATLQDQELPTQEQSPSYTEVEKFHLKSRDSLSSGMQLSVSSDKTLTVYSEQEHHSPPLPSPEPPHQRAPSTQGLSRGSRFPSLPEHLEASSEHQDIQRHLSDPVLPAS